A window of Pirellula sp. SH-Sr6A contains these coding sequences:
- a CDS encoding prenyltransferase/squalene oxidase repeat-containing protein, with the protein MRKRFALPFLFGSAALVSGVALPLASPTGVLASEAVAPVQDREAVRAKLVAQGVEYLRKAQSEDGSYSSKSGPGITGLVLSSLAASGLQEGDPTVDKCVKYLLSTRRDNGGLFAEGSKHANYETCLALSAFSRLNEGGKYDKLIANAQAFLKKEQWDETEGLESSDVRFGGAGYGSKSRPDLSNTAFLIEALRESGVAEDDPAIQRALAFVSRCQNLESPNNSTPFASKSNDGGFYYTPANGGESMAGVEEGTGALRSYGSMSYAGLKSMIFAGVNKEDVRVKAVKSFLTKNYTVSSNPGMGETGLYYYLQTMAKALNAVGDDTFETADGPKDWKSDLVKQLAKTQRSDGSWVNESVRWMEGDPNLVTGYSLLTLSHLK; encoded by the coding sequence ATGCGCAAGCGATTTGCACTCCCATTCCTTTTTGGTTCGGCAGCTCTTGTTTCCGGCGTCGCCTTGCCCCTTGCGAGTCCCACTGGAGTTCTTGCCTCCGAAGCGGTAGCTCCAGTCCAAGATCGCGAAGCAGTGCGAGCCAAACTGGTCGCCCAAGGGGTCGAATACCTGAGAAAGGCTCAATCCGAAGATGGCTCCTACAGCTCCAAGTCGGGGCCTGGCATCACAGGGTTGGTTCTCAGCAGCCTTGCTGCCTCAGGTCTCCAAGAAGGGGATCCAACAGTCGACAAATGCGTGAAGTATCTCCTCAGTACGCGGCGTGATAACGGGGGACTCTTTGCCGAAGGATCGAAGCACGCGAACTACGAAACTTGCTTGGCTCTCTCTGCTTTCAGTCGACTCAATGAAGGTGGCAAGTACGACAAACTGATAGCGAATGCTCAAGCGTTCTTGAAGAAAGAACAGTGGGACGAAACAGAAGGCCTCGAGTCGAGCGATGTCCGATTCGGGGGGGCTGGCTATGGAAGCAAATCGCGTCCCGATCTTTCCAACACTGCATTTTTGATCGAAGCACTTCGCGAATCGGGAGTTGCAGAAGACGACCCAGCGATCCAACGAGCGCTCGCTTTTGTTTCCCGATGCCAAAATTTGGAATCACCCAATAACAGCACCCCGTTCGCGTCGAAGTCCAATGACGGTGGCTTCTACTACACTCCCGCCAACGGTGGCGAGTCGATGGCGGGAGTCGAAGAGGGAACGGGAGCGCTCCGATCGTATGGTTCGATGTCGTATGCAGGATTAAAGAGCATGATCTTCGCGGGTGTGAACAAGGAGGATGTTCGTGTGAAGGCGGTCAAGAGTTTCTTGACAAAGAATTACACAGTCTCCAGCAACCCAGGTATGGGAGAGACAGGACTTTACTACTATCTGCAGACGATGGCCAAAGCGCTAAACGCTGTGGGAGATGACACCTTCGAAACTGCAGACGGCCCCAAGGACTGGAAGTCCGATCTGGTGAAGCAACTGGCGAAGACCCAGCGAAGCGATGGTTCTTGGGTGAACGAATCCGTCCGCTGGATGGAAGGGGACCCTAACTTGGTGACCGGCTACTCCCTCCTCACCCTCTCGCATTTGAAGTAA
- a CDS encoding thioredoxin family protein, whose product MFPSFVIRSMACVASLAVAFTTLALAQAQPNSQQIQWIEDFPTAIRYATSNNLPLMLHFYGDNCPPCRLLEKKAFRDPELISKINGQVVAVRINGEKQKELRDRYQVTRWPTDVYVLPNGEEVYRTVSPQDPSVYGQMIDRVALRHRDWKAGEIAAAQANEHRLANRTSTQIAMDRRPTPTSSIASSGSHPVMNSRQASAPTALASPTLASPAAASPATASPSLASPAPATVQPMLASQPMHAVPPTSAPQQIPQSVADHRVISNPHLAAGPLVVPPAAATSALAQPTPSTPSAPEAKIAGVPATTIAARTPAQPEPSVGLDGFCPVSLYHGAKSTDPNRTVWTEGSPKFAVKHRGRIYLCASDAYRQEFLRAPDLYAPCLSCYDLIHYIKTQQLVDGKCEFGCFQADTGRVFLFATQEHCDEFRRNESYYSQLMQSGTEPERVASQPDGSPVR is encoded by the coding sequence ATGTTTCCATCCTTCGTCATTCGCTCTATGGCTTGCGTGGCCAGCTTGGCGGTTGCGTTCACCACCCTAGCTCTCGCGCAGGCCCAGCCGAACTCGCAACAAATCCAATGGATCGAGGACTTCCCAACGGCGATCCGATATGCGACGAGCAACAACCTGCCCTTGATGCTCCACTTCTACGGGGACAACTGCCCACCCTGTCGGCTCCTTGAAAAGAAGGCATTCCGCGACCCCGAACTCATCAGCAAGATCAACGGGCAAGTCGTCGCAGTTCGAATCAACGGCGAAAAACAAAAAGAACTTCGGGATCGCTACCAAGTCACTCGGTGGCCCACCGATGTCTACGTGCTACCCAACGGCGAAGAAGTCTACCGGACCGTGAGTCCGCAAGATCCGTCTGTCTACGGCCAAATGATCGATCGAGTCGCACTCCGGCATCGAGATTGGAAAGCGGGTGAGATCGCCGCGGCGCAAGCGAACGAACATCGCCTCGCCAATAGAACCTCGACGCAAATCGCTATGGACCGCCGCCCCACCCCGACCTCCTCGATCGCATCCTCGGGGAGCCACCCCGTCATGAATTCTCGCCAGGCTTCTGCGCCCACGGCCTTGGCTAGTCCCACCTTAGCCAGCCCTGCGGCGGCCAGCCCTGCGACGGCCAGCCCTTCATTGGCCAGCCCCGCACCGGCCACTGTCCAACCGATGCTCGCGTCCCAGCCGATGCACGCCGTTCCACCCACATCCGCACCGCAACAGATTCCGCAGTCCGTCGCCGACCATCGCGTCATCTCCAATCCGCACTTGGCCGCCGGACCGCTCGTCGTCCCACCTGCTGCGGCGACATCCGCTCTCGCCCAGCCCACTCCCAGCACGCCATCGGCCCCTGAGGCCAAGATCGCCGGCGTGCCCGCCACAACGATCGCAGCACGAACGCCTGCTCAGCCCGAGCCCTCGGTCGGCCTCGATGGCTTCTGCCCCGTCTCCCTTTATCACGGTGCGAAATCGACCGATCCGAATCGAACAGTATGGACCGAAGGTTCGCCAAAATTTGCAGTCAAGCATCGAGGCCGCATCTATCTATGCGCTTCGGATGCCTATCGCCAAGAGTTCTTGCGAGCGCCGGACCTCTACGCTCCCTGCCTCAGCTGCTACGACTTGATTCACTACATCAAAACCCAACAGTTGGTCGACGGCAAATGCGAATTCGGATGCTTCCAAGCCGACACGGGACGCGTCTTCCTCTTCGCGACCCAAGAACACTGCGATGAGTTTCGTCGCAATGAATCCTACTATAGCCAATTGATGCAATCGGGTACCGAACCAGAACGCGTTGCCTCCCAGCCAGATGGTTCGCCCGTGCGATAG
- a CDS encoding adenylosuccinate synthase: MPATCVIGLQWGDEAKGKLVDLLAPRNDIVVRYQGGANAGHTVVCGKEVYKLHHVPSGILSEGIMNVIAPGVVIEPNMLIREIEGLEARGVNPRKNLMISERAHVVMPWHFVEDKATNKAVVSGESIGTTNRGIGPCYRDKVGRTHAFRLADLLSDQMETKVRETVAAKRAMLEPIADPADLETLVADKIIEQCKAWNAILGPLSADTTNYLLDAVDEGKKLLMEGAQGSLLDIDHGTYPFVTSSNASGVGVSSGSGVPARWITNVIGVAKAYSTRVGGGPFPTELLDATGQKIRDLGREYGTTTGRPRRCGWFDAVAVRYTARLSGVHYLSLMMMDVLSHFDEIQVCVAYDVDGERVTKFPCSAEVLRRCKPIYETLPGWNTDVSGVRKLEEFPANARKYIDRISELISVPVGVLSVGPDREQTIFLI; the protein is encoded by the coding sequence GTGCCTGCAACCTGCGTGATCGGACTCCAGTGGGGGGATGAAGCTAAAGGGAAATTGGTTGACCTTTTGGCACCTCGCAACGATATCGTCGTGCGCTACCAAGGGGGAGCGAACGCAGGGCACACCGTCGTTTGCGGGAAAGAGGTCTACAAGCTGCACCACGTCCCGTCCGGGATCCTTTCCGAAGGGATCATGAATGTAATCGCTCCCGGGGTAGTGATTGAGCCAAACATGCTGATTCGCGAAATCGAAGGACTCGAGGCGCGCGGCGTGAACCCTCGCAAGAATCTGATGATCAGCGAACGGGCACACGTCGTGATGCCCTGGCACTTCGTCGAGGACAAGGCAACGAACAAGGCGGTGGTCTCCGGCGAGAGCATCGGCACGACCAATCGAGGCATCGGACCTTGCTATCGAGACAAAGTGGGCCGCACCCATGCGTTTCGGTTAGCCGATCTTCTCAGCGATCAAATGGAAACGAAGGTTCGCGAAACCGTCGCCGCCAAGCGAGCGATGCTGGAGCCGATCGCCGATCCCGCCGACCTGGAAACCTTGGTAGCCGATAAGATCATCGAGCAGTGCAAGGCATGGAACGCAATTCTCGGCCCTCTTTCCGCCGACACCACGAATTACTTGCTCGATGCCGTGGATGAAGGGAAAAAACTACTCATGGAGGGCGCGCAAGGCTCGTTGCTGGACATCGACCACGGCACCTATCCGTTTGTGACCAGCAGCAACGCGTCCGGCGTCGGCGTCTCTTCCGGTTCAGGTGTCCCTGCCCGCTGGATTACCAATGTCATCGGAGTAGCAAAGGCCTACTCGACCCGCGTCGGCGGAGGACCTTTCCCGACGGAATTGCTCGATGCGACCGGACAGAAAATTCGGGATCTCGGACGCGAATACGGAACAACCACCGGTAGACCGCGCCGATGCGGTTGGTTCGATGCGGTCGCCGTTCGCTACACCGCGCGATTGAGCGGCGTGCATTATCTCTCCTTGATGATGATGGATGTCCTCAGCCACTTCGATGAAATCCAAGTCTGCGTGGCCTACGATGTCGACGGCGAACGCGTGACCAAGTTTCCTTGCTCAGCCGAAGTGCTTCGCCGCTGCAAGCCGATTTACGAGACTCTGCCGGGCTGGAATACAGATGTTTCGGGAGTTCGTAAACTGGAAGAGTTTCCAGCCAACGCCCGCAAATACATCGATCGTATTTCGGAACTGATTTCCGTGCCGGTTGGCGTTCTGTCAGTGGGACCGGATCGCGAGCAGACGATTTTCTTGATCTAG
- the ltrA gene encoding group II intron reverse transcriptase/maturase produces the protein MEEVLSRSNMLQALSRVVGNKGAAGVDGVTVDELPGYCREHWERHREELFSGTYRPSPVRKVEIPKPGGKGMRMLGIPTVLDRLIQQALLQVLTRLYDPMFSDSSFGFRPGRSTHQALDRAKEHIASGHRWVVDMDLEKFFDRVNHDILMSRLARQIQDKRILKLIRLYLQAGIMEGGIVSPRSEGTPQGGPLSPLLSNVLLDELDKELERRGHKFVRYADDCNIYVRSHRAGERVLNGVERFLSEKLRLTVNRAKSAVDRPWNRKFLGYTFTHHHQPKFKVSPESVKRFKGRLREELRKARGRNVRTVLAQLQPVLIGWVSYYRKSEVKKTFEELDSWLRRKLRAIYWRQWKRPPKRARELTRLGIDRVRAWVCAGNGHGPWWNAGASHMNQALPTRHLTQLGLISLVQKGTELNRR, from the coding sequence ATGGAGGAGGTGCTAAGCCGCAGCAATATGTTGCAGGCGTTGAGCCGTGTTGTCGGTAATAAAGGAGCCGCAGGCGTTGATGGGGTGACCGTCGATGAACTGCCAGGCTACTGCCGAGAGCATTGGGAACGCCACCGGGAAGAACTGTTCAGCGGAACGTATCGTCCGAGCCCTGTGCGAAAGGTAGAAATACCTAAACCCGGTGGCAAAGGGATGCGCATGCTGGGCATACCGACAGTGCTAGATCGCTTGATCCAGCAAGCTTTACTGCAAGTGCTCACGAGGCTCTACGATCCAATGTTTTCGGATTCTAGCTTTGGGTTTCGCCCAGGCCGGAGTACGCATCAGGCGTTGGATCGTGCCAAGGAACACATTGCTTCAGGGCATCGCTGGGTTGTCGACATGGACTTGGAAAAGTTCTTCGATCGCGTCAATCACGACATCCTGATGAGTCGCCTTGCACGTCAGATCCAAGACAAACGCATCCTGAAACTGATCCGCTTGTATCTGCAAGCTGGCATCATGGAAGGCGGCATCGTGAGTCCACGCAGCGAGGGAACGCCGCAAGGCGGTCCCTTATCACCGCTTCTGTCCAACGTCCTGCTCGATGAGCTGGACAAGGAGCTGGAACGCCGAGGCCACAAATTCGTTCGCTACGCTGATGACTGTAACATTTACGTTCGCAGTCACCGCGCCGGTGAGCGAGTGCTTAATGGTGTCGAACGCTTCCTGAGCGAGAAACTGCGACTGACAGTGAATCGAGCCAAGAGTGCCGTGGACCGCCCCTGGAACCGCAAGTTCCTGGGCTATACGTTCACGCACCATCACCAACCGAAGTTTAAGGTGTCTCCTGAATCGGTCAAACGCTTCAAGGGTCGCCTACGCGAGGAACTCCGCAAGGCACGAGGTCGCAATGTGCGTACGGTGCTTGCTCAGTTGCAGCCGGTCCTGATCGGTTGGGTGTCGTACTACCGGAAGAGTGAAGTGAAGAAAACGTTCGAGGAACTTGATAGCTGGTTACGCAGGAAGTTACGCGCCATCTACTGGCGCCAATGGAAGCGTCCGCCCAAACGAGCCCGCGAACTGACTCGCCTTGGCATTGACCGCGTGCGAGCGTGGGTCTGTGCTGGCAATGGTCATGGCCCCTGGTGGAATGCTGGCGCTAGCCACATGAATCAGGCCCTGCCTACTCGCCACCTCACGCAACTTGGGCTGATAAGCCTCGTCCAGAAAGGCACTGAGCTGAATCGTCGTTAG
- a CDS encoding ABC transporter permease, with amino-acid sequence MSLLRIAIRNLWYRKFPTFLTMFSMSLGVALVVLVLTISGQIERTFEQTGNVGYNLIVGAKGSSVQLVFNTVLFLSEPVENVPYSYYMEYLPGDDARRKEYERIGGVLAEPERKGYYSSFTKGGFAIPICMGDYVGPFRCIGTTPEYFNTLKHGNEGNLPYEFAQGRNFVDYSEENGYFEAVIGSQVAAEMQLKLGDDIFASHGVEGGETHDDGFKIVGILKPTGTPNDRGAFVNIEGFYLLEGHVAPDRDLISGIEKRGTAVAPEREGRLSKVRLPIDKREVTAILVRLGGPAGIGMQKQVNKSAFAIAVSPISVLNQLLEFFVKPVKFGLFILTSLVCVVSAIGILVSIYNSMSERKRDIAVMRALGASRDHVTAIILLESTMIAVIGGVAGWLIGHLVGPISNAWTKNTTGATVDIWSTVSSQELWLVPGMIFIGILAGLIPAISAYRTSVVESL; translated from the coding sequence ATGAGTCTCTTGCGCATTGCAATCAGGAACTTGTGGTATCGCAAATTTCCGACGTTCTTGACGATGTTCTCCATGTCGCTCGGCGTTGCGTTAGTCGTGTTGGTCCTAACGATTTCAGGGCAGATAGAACGGACGTTCGAGCAAACCGGTAATGTCGGGTACAACTTGATCGTGGGAGCCAAGGGGAGTTCCGTTCAATTGGTCTTCAACACGGTTCTCTTCCTGAGCGAGCCGGTGGAGAATGTCCCTTACTCTTATTACATGGAATATCTTCCCGGTGATGACGCTCGCCGAAAGGAGTACGAGAGAATCGGCGGGGTGCTCGCGGAACCCGAACGAAAGGGCTATTACTCCTCGTTCACGAAAGGGGGGTTCGCAATCCCCATCTGTATGGGGGATTATGTCGGCCCTTTTCGTTGCATTGGAACAACCCCAGAGTACTTCAATACCTTGAAACACGGCAACGAAGGAAACTTGCCATACGAGTTCGCACAAGGTCGCAATTTTGTCGATTACTCGGAGGAGAATGGATACTTTGAAGCGGTCATTGGCAGCCAAGTTGCCGCCGAGATGCAACTCAAACTTGGGGACGATATCTTTGCGTCCCATGGCGTCGAAGGTGGCGAGACGCACGACGACGGGTTTAAGATTGTCGGTATCCTCAAACCAACAGGAACTCCAAACGACCGAGGCGCGTTCGTCAACATTGAAGGATTCTACCTGCTTGAAGGGCACGTCGCCCCCGATCGAGATTTGATCAGCGGTATCGAAAAGCGAGGCACGGCAGTGGCTCCGGAACGCGAAGGACGGTTGTCCAAAGTCCGATTGCCCATCGACAAGCGAGAAGTGACCGCGATCCTGGTGCGGCTCGGAGGCCCCGCAGGAATTGGAATGCAAAAGCAAGTCAACAAATCGGCGTTTGCGATCGCAGTCTCGCCGATCAGCGTTCTGAACCAACTGCTGGAGTTCTTCGTCAAGCCGGTGAAATTCGGTCTATTTATTTTGACGAGTTTGGTTTGCGTCGTCAGTGCCATTGGGATTCTCGTCAGCATTTACAACAGCATGAGCGAACGCAAGAGAGACATTGCAGTCATGCGAGCGCTGGGCGCATCACGCGACCACGTCACGGCCATCATCCTGCTCGAATCGACTATGATCGCGGTAATCGGAGGGGTGGCTGGCTGGTTGATCGGACACTTGGTCGGTCCTATTAGTAACGCTTGGACAAAAAATACGACAGGAGCCACCGTCGACATTTGGAGCACGGTCTCATCTCAGGAGCTTTGGTTGGTTCCGGGGATGATTTTCATTGGAATTCTCGCCGGTTTGATCCCTGCGATTTCCGCGTACCGAACGAGCGTCGTAGAATCGTTGTAA
- the fabF gene encoding beta-ketoacyl-ACP synthase II, whose translation MKRRVVVTGLGCVTPLACDIANLWRSILDGKSGIHPLSVIDTSHHKVKFGGDVQNFDPGASVEPKEVKRLDRFTLFAMAAAYQAVGDSGLDFSKEDPFRCGAILGSGIGGLNEIEEQMFRLFSKGPDRVSPFTIPKMMLNAAGGNIAIQYGLRGPNFAVATACASSNNAMGDALKAIQYDEADVMVTGGTEAAITSMGVAGFANMKALSTRNDAPEKASRPFDADRDGFVLSEGCGVLIFEELEHAKRRGATIYSEILGYGGSCDAGHITAPDEQGRGAGRAMFNALRDAKINPEEVDYINAHGTSTPLGDKAETVAVKSVFGDAAYKVAISSTKGHLGHALGASGSIEMILSILACYHGVIPPTINLDTPDPSCDLDYTPNQARECKVRIAMNNSFGFGGHNATLICGRV comes from the coding sequence ATGAAACGTCGTGTCGTTGTAACCGGGCTTGGATGCGTCACCCCCCTAGCCTGCGATATTGCCAACCTCTGGCGATCGATCTTGGATGGAAAGAGCGGTATCCACCCTCTTTCCGTCATCGACACGTCGCATCATAAGGTGAAGTTTGGAGGAGACGTCCAGAACTTCGATCCCGGTGCATCGGTAGAGCCGAAGGAAGTGAAACGACTCGATCGCTTCACCTTGTTTGCCATGGCAGCGGCCTATCAAGCCGTAGGAGACTCCGGATTGGATTTTTCGAAAGAAGATCCGTTTCGCTGTGGCGCTATCCTCGGATCCGGAATCGGCGGGCTCAATGAGATTGAAGAGCAGATGTTTCGGCTCTTCAGCAAGGGACCTGATCGGGTTAGCCCGTTCACCATTCCCAAGATGATGCTCAACGCGGCGGGGGGGAACATCGCGATCCAGTACGGGTTGCGAGGTCCCAACTTCGCCGTCGCGACGGCTTGCGCGAGCAGCAACAACGCGATGGGTGACGCGTTGAAAGCCATTCAATACGACGAAGCCGATGTGATGGTGACGGGTGGAACCGAAGCGGCGATCACGTCCATGGGTGTCGCCGGCTTTGCGAACATGAAAGCGTTATCGACGCGAAACGATGCTCCAGAAAAAGCGAGTCGACCTTTTGATGCCGATCGCGACGGATTCGTTCTGAGCGAAGGATGCGGTGTTCTCATTTTCGAAGAACTGGAGCATGCCAAGCGTCGCGGTGCCACGATCTACAGCGAGATTCTCGGGTATGGTGGATCCTGCGATGCAGGGCACATCACGGCCCCAGATGAACAAGGTCGCGGAGCGGGACGCGCTATGTTCAATGCGCTGCGCGATGCGAAGATCAACCCAGAAGAGGTTGACTATATCAACGCGCACGGGACCAGCACTCCTCTCGGGGACAAGGCAGAGACGGTCGCGGTGAAGAGTGTATTCGGAGACGCAGCCTACAAGGTCGCCATTTCGAGCACCAAAGGTCATTTGGGTCACGCTCTGGGAGCCAGCGGCAGTATCGAGATGATCCTGTCGATCCTCGCTTGTTATCACGGCGTGATTCCACCGACAATCAATCTGGATACCCCTGATCCCAGCTGCGATCTCGATTACACTCCGAACCAAGCCCGAGAGTGCAAGGTTCGTATCGCGATGAACAACAGCTTCGGCTTTGGTGGCCACAACGCGACCCTCATCTGCGGCAGAGTGTAA
- a CDS encoding ABC transporter ATP-binding protein, whose amino-acid sequence MLEITDLKKSFAEPSGARVDILHIPSFRMTAGEQVVLRGESGCGKTTLLHTISGLVRIDSGSIQLDGVELTRFSESARDRIRAAKLGYVFQTFNLLPAFTAFENVKLGMTFSRKSVDTARAVELLEKVGLKDRLHYLPKQLSVGQQQRVAVARALANKPRLLLADEPTANVDPANQSRIIQLIRDVCTDEAVAILLVTHSDDVAKQFARVERFEALNLVSKQTTAPESEL is encoded by the coding sequence ATGCTAGAAATTACCGATCTCAAAAAGTCCTTTGCGGAACCCTCCGGCGCCCGTGTCGATATTCTTCACATCCCCAGCTTTCGAATGACGGCGGGGGAACAAGTCGTATTGCGGGGCGAAAGCGGCTGCGGCAAGACGACGTTGCTACACACCATTTCAGGACTTGTAAGGATCGATTCCGGATCTATCCAACTGGACGGTGTCGAACTTACGCGTTTTTCAGAATCTGCCCGCGACCGGATTCGAGCCGCGAAACTAGGCTACGTTTTCCAAACCTTCAATCTGCTGCCGGCCTTCACAGCGTTTGAGAACGTCAAGCTAGGGATGACTTTCTCTCGCAAATCGGTCGACACGGCCCGCGCTGTCGAGCTCTTGGAAAAGGTGGGTCTCAAAGATCGCCTTCACTATCTTCCCAAACAGCTCTCTGTGGGCCAACAACAGCGAGTGGCCGTGGCGCGCGCATTGGCGAACAAGCCCCGATTACTCCTCGCCGATGAACCGACCGCCAATGTCGATCCAGCGAATCAATCTCGTATCATCCAACTTATTCGAGACGTCTGCACGGATGAAGCAGTCGCCATTCTCTTGGTGACTCACAGCGACGACGTGGCCAAACAGTTCGCACGCGTCGAGCGATTCGAAGCATTGAACTTGGTCAGTAAACAAACGACTGCACCGGAAAGCGAGCTGTAA
- a CDS encoding DUF58 domain-containing protein → MVAVEQYLKPELAAQIKRLDLRAQMVVKGFLQGMHSSPFHGFSVEFSEHRLYTPGDDPKDIDWQAYAKTERYYVKKFEAETNITGYIVMDLSQSMDYTYRQKLTKFDYCVCLAAALSYLMLMQQDPVGLVTFDKKIRANLQPKSKRSQFAAILSQLTKLKVAGETELKAPLLQLASMLRHRSLIMLMSDLLADVDPTLEAIRVLKHAGHDVIVFHVLDEAEVAFPFQGLVQLEDPETGDSMSVNADDIGNEYRENIQRFRDQLKKGCNESKIDYVPLDTSMPYDKAITEYLLSRRNRF, encoded by the coding sequence GTGGTCGCCGTCGAACAATATCTCAAACCCGAGCTTGCAGCCCAAATCAAACGACTGGATCTCCGCGCGCAGATGGTCGTCAAAGGCTTTTTGCAAGGAATGCACTCCAGTCCCTTCCACGGATTCTCCGTCGAATTCAGCGAGCATCGTCTTTACACGCCAGGCGATGATCCCAAGGACATCGACTGGCAAGCCTACGCGAAGACGGAACGCTATTACGTCAAGAAGTTCGAAGCCGAGACCAACATCACGGGCTACATCGTGATGGATCTGAGCCAGTCGATGGACTATACGTATCGACAGAAGCTCACCAAGTTCGATTACTGCGTCTGCTTAGCCGCTGCCCTGAGCTATCTCATGTTGATGCAGCAGGATCCGGTCGGTTTGGTAACCTTTGACAAGAAGATTCGAGCGAACCTACAGCCCAAATCGAAACGAAGCCAGTTCGCTGCCATCTTGAGTCAGCTCACCAAACTCAAAGTAGCAGGGGAAACAGAGTTAAAGGCTCCGTTGCTGCAATTGGCTTCGATGCTCCGGCACCGATCGCTGATCATGTTGATGAGCGATCTGTTGGCCGACGTTGACCCGACTCTCGAAGCCATCCGAGTGCTAAAACATGCAGGGCATGACGTGATTGTGTTTCACGTCCTCGATGAAGCCGAAGTGGCATTTCCCTTTCAAGGCTTGGTGCAATTGGAAGATCCCGAGACGGGGGATTCCATGAGCGTCAATGCCGACGACATCGGAAACGAGTATCGCGAGAACATCCAGCGGTTCCGAGACCAGCTAAAGAAAGGCTGCAATGAGTCGAAGATCGACTATGTGCCGCTCGATACCAGCATGCCCTACGACAAAGCCATTACCGAGTATCTCTTGAGTCGTCGCAATCGATTCTAG
- the acpP gene encoding acyl carrier protein — translation MASIEERVIDIVAEQLGVEKDKIGRDTHFVNDLGADSLDTVELVMELEEEFDISIPEDAAEKIQRVGEAVDYIEKQQA, via the coding sequence ATGGCATCGATTGAGGAACGAGTCATCGATATTGTCGCGGAGCAACTGGGCGTCGAAAAGGACAAGATTGGTCGCGATACGCACTTTGTGAATGACCTCGGCGCGGACTCGTTGGACACCGTCGAATTGGTGATGGAACTTGAAGAAGAGTTCGACATCAGCATCCCCGAGGATGCCGCCGAGAAGATTCAGCGCGTTGGCGAAGCTGTTGACTACATCGAAAAGCAGCAAGCCTAA